In one Corallococcus sp. EGB genomic region, the following are encoded:
- a CDS encoding aldo/keto reductase family protein has protein sequence MNFRFLGRSGLKVSEISFGNWLTHGSQVEEDAAVACVKAALDSGITTFDTADVYAGTKAEAVLGRALKGQRREGYELFTKVYWPTGPGQNDRGLSRKHIFESIHGSLRRLQTDYVDLYQAHRFDVETPLEETLLAFADIVRQGKALYIGVSEWTAEQISAGAKLARELRVPFISNQPQYSMLWRVIESKVIPTSDAEGLGQIVWSPMAKGVLSGKYLPGKPPPADTRAATQGAQFMTSFMTDDVLTRVQQLKPLAQEAGLSMAQLSIAWVLQNKSVSSAIIGATRPEQVLDNVKATGVKLDAELLRRIDAILGPVVERDPAQTTSPSRRP, from the coding sequence ATGAACTTCCGATTCCTCGGTCGCAGCGGTCTGAAGGTCAGCGAGATTTCTTTCGGCAACTGGCTCACCCACGGCTCCCAGGTCGAAGAGGACGCCGCGGTCGCGTGCGTGAAGGCGGCGCTCGACTCGGGCATCACCACCTTCGACACCGCCGACGTCTACGCCGGCACCAAGGCCGAGGCCGTCCTCGGCCGCGCCCTCAAGGGCCAGCGCCGCGAAGGCTATGAGCTGTTCACCAAGGTCTACTGGCCCACCGGCCCCGGCCAGAACGACCGCGGCCTGTCCCGCAAGCACATCTTCGAGTCCATCCACGGCTCCCTGCGCCGCCTCCAGACGGACTACGTGGACCTCTACCAGGCCCACCGCTTCGACGTGGAGACGCCCCTCGAGGAGACCCTGCTCGCCTTCGCGGACATCGTCCGCCAGGGCAAGGCCCTCTACATCGGCGTCTCCGAATGGACCGCCGAGCAGATCTCCGCCGGCGCCAAGCTCGCCCGCGAGCTGCGCGTGCCCTTCATCTCCAACCAGCCCCAGTACTCCATGCTCTGGCGGGTCATCGAATCCAAGGTCATCCCCACCTCCGACGCCGAGGGCCTGGGGCAGATCGTCTGGTCCCCGATGGCCAAGGGCGTGCTCAGCGGCAAGTACCTCCCCGGCAAGCCCCCGCCCGCGGACACCCGCGCCGCCACCCAGGGCGCGCAGTTCATGACCAGCTTCATGACCGACGACGTGCTCACCCGCGTCCAGCAGCTCAAGCCCCTGGCCCAGGAGGCCGGCCTGTCCATGGCGCAGCTCTCCATCGCGTGGGTGCTCCAGAACAAGAGCGTCTCCTCCGCCATCATCGGCGCCACCAGGCCGGAGCAGGTGCTCGACAACGTGAAGGCCACTGGCGTGAAGCTCGACGCGGAGCTCCTGCGCCGCATCGACGCCATCCTCGGGCCCGTCGTGGAGCGCGACCCCGCGCAGACCACCAGCCCCAGCCGCCGGCCCTGA
- a CDS encoding energy transducer TonB yields MSQAVLDPSPLPQRDRSTRFLAVFLLVSLALHGVAFAYLSTMEGRKLPAHQKPVEMVMVEVQKPPPPPPPEEKPEEPKPPPPPPPKVKPVKPPPIKVAEAPKPPPPTNAPPPPNDTPPPEPAAKPPPLVVGMTMSSTTSAGSFAAPVGNTAYGKATGQAKDPKDVKGYSAPKYVPVYQVDQEPSVASEVKIPYPDEARRAGIEGTVTLSITIDAEGKVTNVKVISGPGYGLNEAARDAIRRFRFKPAIKGGEPVATEMKYSYTFLLD; encoded by the coding sequence ATGAGCCAGGCGGTCCTCGATCCTTCTCCCCTGCCCCAGCGCGACCGCTCCACGCGGTTCCTCGCCGTGTTCCTGCTCGTGTCGCTCGCGCTGCACGGGGTGGCCTTCGCGTACCTGTCCACCATGGAGGGCCGCAAGCTCCCGGCCCACCAGAAGCCGGTGGAGATGGTCATGGTGGAGGTGCAGAAGCCGCCCCCCCCGCCGCCTCCGGAGGAGAAGCCGGAAGAGCCCAAGCCGCCGCCTCCGCCGCCCCCGAAGGTGAAGCCGGTGAAGCCGCCGCCCATCAAGGTCGCGGAGGCGCCCAAGCCCCCGCCTCCGACGAACGCCCCGCCACCGCCCAACGACACGCCGCCGCCGGAGCCCGCCGCCAAGCCGCCGCCGCTCGTGGTGGGCATGACCATGTCGTCCACCACCAGCGCCGGCTCCTTCGCCGCGCCCGTGGGCAACACCGCCTACGGCAAGGCCACCGGACAGGCGAAGGACCCCAAGGACGTGAAGGGCTACTCCGCGCCGAAGTACGTGCCCGTGTACCAGGTGGACCAGGAGCCCTCGGTCGCATCCGAGGTGAAGATTCCCTACCCGGACGAAGCGCGCCGCGCGGGCATCGAGGGCACCGTCACGCTGTCCATCACCATCGACGCGGAGGGCAAGGTGACCAACGTGAAGGTCATCTCCGGGCCCGGCTACGGCCTCAACGAGGCCGCGCGCGACGCCATCCGCCGCTTCCGCTTCAAGCCCGCCATCAAGGGCGGCGAGCCGGTGGCCACGGAGATGAAGTACTCGTACACCTTCCTGCTGGACTGA
- a CDS encoding DUF547 domain-containing protein: MNAPVPSRPRARWSTVAALAALVALAVGAGLYVGGALPAAVPPAAGPFGYADYAQALSHVRPSGDLDFAGLQHDRAALERFVASLAAVSPHRQPELFPSPEDGLAYWINAYNALVLMQLVERYPDRVGASWFGGFYWTHAWPVGGERLTLYALKQRVLLGEYADPRVHFALFEGTRGGPRLDGAPYQPELLDAQLNDASRRYMGDARHVKLEDKTVRLASLLRERKQDLLAALPEGRGGNVLQFVWAFLPDTCEERPGCDTRGDLDRACGPLLDKCRVDFIPEDTSLPDAANAAGRR, encoded by the coding sequence GTGAATGCCCCCGTCCCTTCGCGCCCCCGAGCCCGCTGGTCCACCGTGGCGGCCCTGGCCGCGCTGGTGGCGCTCGCCGTGGGAGCGGGGCTGTACGTGGGGGGCGCCCTGCCCGCGGCAGTGCCCCCGGCGGCCGGGCCCTTCGGCTACGCGGACTACGCGCAGGCGCTGAGCCATGTTCGCCCCAGCGGGGACCTGGACTTCGCGGGCCTTCAGCACGACCGCGCGGCGCTGGAGCGCTTCGTCGCGTCGCTCGCGGCGGTGTCGCCGCACCGCCAGCCGGAGCTGTTCCCCTCGCCCGAGGACGGGCTGGCGTACTGGATCAACGCGTACAACGCGCTGGTGCTGATGCAGCTGGTGGAGCGCTATCCGGACCGCGTGGGTGCGTCGTGGTTCGGCGGCTTCTACTGGACCCACGCGTGGCCGGTGGGCGGCGAGCGGCTGACGCTGTACGCCCTGAAGCAGCGCGTCCTCCTGGGCGAGTACGCGGATCCGCGCGTGCACTTCGCCCTCTTCGAGGGGACGCGCGGCGGGCCCCGGCTGGATGGCGCGCCCTACCAGCCGGAGCTCCTGGACGCGCAGCTCAACGACGCGAGCCGCCGGTACATGGGGGACGCTCGGCACGTGAAGCTGGAGGACAAGACCGTGCGGCTGGCGAGCCTGCTCCGGGAGCGGAAGCAGGACCTCCTCGCCGCGCTGCCGGAGGGCCGTGGCGGCAACGTGCTCCAGTTCGTCTGGGCCTTCCTGCCGGACACCTGCGAGGAGCGCCCGGGCTGCGACACGCGCGGCGACCTGGACCGCGCCTGCGGCCCCCTCCTGGACAAGTGCCGCGTCGACTTCATCCCCGAGGACACGTCGCTGCCCGACGCCGCGAACGCCGCCGGGCGGCGCTGA
- a CDS encoding biopolymer transporter ExbD has protein sequence MAGGANDSDEEISGINVTPLVDVVLVLLIIFMVTANFIVRETVEVDLPRAANGGETVQGLVNVVLDKEGKLYFDGAEVTEADLSRRVTEAVAKDKDTRAIISADQTLAYGRVMRLIDVVKGQGIAKFALNIEKDAAPTRAAPATP, from the coding sequence ATGGCCGGCGGCGCGAACGACAGCGACGAGGAGATCAGCGGCATCAACGTCACCCCGCTGGTGGACGTGGTGCTGGTGCTGCTCATCATCTTCATGGTCACCGCCAACTTCATCGTCCGCGAGACGGTGGAGGTGGACCTGCCCCGCGCCGCCAACGGCGGTGAGACGGTGCAGGGCCTGGTGAACGTCGTCCTCGACAAGGAGGGCAAGCTCTACTTCGACGGCGCGGAGGTGACGGAAGCGGACCTGTCCCGCCGCGTGACGGAGGCCGTGGCCAAGGACAAGGACACGCGCGCCATCATCAGCGCGGACCAGACGCTCGCATATGGCCGCGTGATGCGCCTCATCGACGTGGTGAAGGGCCAGGGCATCGCGAAGTTCGCCCTCAACATCGAGAAGGACGCCGCCCCCACGCGGGCCGCGCCCGCCACGCCCTAG
- a CDS encoding Rieske 2Fe-2S domain-containing protein yields MEPTPDVVRHFHPVLPARQLRHKPVRVELAGHAYALFRDASGKAAALSDACPHRFAPLSKGTVTKEGQLQCPYHGWRFDARGHGTNPSQPELRHCEAKSFQVVERHGYLWLAHADTPESAMPGLAGGDYVFGGTFSTLFQAPLHVSLDNFSEDEHTPFVHTRLGWSGAQAGQVEFEAHNHEDHTEVHYRAPQRPAPIMRLLMVGRGDVFHNDWVTRFDPVRSVYTVSWRTPSGAPRPFITQAHIFFVPETARTTRLHVFSFLRTDVPMLRPFLPVAAKAALGLTWWEVRDDARFISTVADTPYSHKGMRLDKYDKPLVHQRKLMERIYYAHEPEQPQVRDAAGT; encoded by the coding sequence ATGGAGCCTACCCCCGACGTCGTCCGGCACTTCCATCCGGTACTCCCCGCCCGTCAGCTCCGGCACAAGCCCGTCCGCGTGGAGCTGGCGGGCCACGCCTACGCGCTCTTCCGGGACGCCTCCGGGAAGGCCGCGGCGCTGTCGGACGCGTGTCCGCACCGCTTCGCGCCGCTGTCGAAGGGCACCGTGACGAAGGAGGGCCAGCTGCAGTGCCCGTACCATGGCTGGCGCTTCGACGCGCGAGGCCACGGCACCAATCCCAGCCAGCCGGAGCTGCGCCACTGCGAGGCGAAGAGCTTCCAGGTGGTGGAGCGCCACGGCTACCTCTGGCTCGCGCACGCGGACACGCCGGAGTCCGCGATGCCCGGGCTCGCGGGCGGGGACTACGTCTTCGGCGGGACGTTCTCCACGCTGTTCCAGGCGCCGCTGCACGTGTCGCTCGACAACTTCAGCGAGGACGAGCACACGCCCTTCGTCCACACCCGGCTGGGGTGGAGCGGCGCGCAGGCGGGGCAGGTGGAGTTCGAGGCGCACAACCACGAGGACCACACGGAGGTGCACTACCGCGCCCCGCAGCGGCCCGCGCCCATCATGCGCCTGCTGATGGTGGGCAGGGGGGACGTCTTCCACAACGACTGGGTGACGCGCTTCGACCCGGTGCGCAGCGTCTACACCGTGAGCTGGAGGACGCCCTCGGGAGCACCGCGGCCCTTCATCACGCAGGCGCACATCTTCTTCGTGCCGGAGACGGCGCGCACCACGCGCCTGCACGTCTTCTCCTTCCTGCGCACGGACGTGCCCATGCTCAGGCCCTTCCTGCCGGTGGCGGCGAAGGCCGCGCTGGGCCTCACCTGGTGGGAGGTGCGCGACGACGCGCGCTTCATCTCCACCGTGGCGGACACGCCCTACAGCCACAAGGGCATGCGGCTGGACAAGTACGACAAGCCGCTCGTCCACCAGCGCAAGCTCATGGAGCGCATCTACTACGCGCACGAGCCCGAGCAGCCCCAGGTCCGCGACGCCGCGGGCACCTGA
- a CDS encoding phosphomannomutase/phosphoglucomutase — MNAHIFREYDIRGLVDKDLTPEVVELLGLGLGTMIRRKGGTSIVVGRDCRESSTRFRDALAKGLTTTGLDVYDVGVVPTPLTYFAANTLPVDGLAMITGSHNPKEFNGFKIGAGKTTFHGPEIKELSRLIEARDFATSSKPGKVTPYDIITPYNHFIRQTVKVGREGMKIVIDAGNGTGGAIAVPLFESMGFDVVPLFCEMDADFPNHHPDPTVVENLQDLIRKVKEVKAEVGIAYDGDSDRIGVIDDQGNVLWGDQLMVLFSRYVLKEAPGAAIIGEVKCSYTMYDDIAKHGGRPIMWKAGHSLIKSKMKEEHAELAGEMSGHIFFKHRYFGFDDAVYASARLLEILTHEKQSMSQLLSDVPKTFASPELRFDTTEEKKFAMVKRATEILRDAGHKVVDVDGVRVTFPDGWGLIRASNTQPILVLRYEASTEARVKEIQALIEKTVAQAQKDVGA; from the coding sequence ATGAACGCGCACATCTTCCGCGAGTACGACATCCGAGGTCTGGTGGACAAGGACCTCACCCCCGAGGTGGTGGAGCTGCTGGGCCTGGGCCTGGGCACCATGATCCGCCGCAAGGGCGGCACCTCCATCGTGGTGGGCCGCGACTGCCGCGAGTCCTCCACGCGCTTCCGCGACGCGCTCGCGAAGGGCCTCACCACCACCGGCCTGGACGTCTACGACGTGGGCGTGGTGCCGACGCCGCTGACCTACTTCGCGGCGAACACGCTGCCCGTGGACGGCCTGGCGATGATCACCGGCAGCCACAACCCGAAGGAGTTCAACGGCTTCAAGATTGGCGCCGGCAAGACGACCTTCCACGGCCCTGAAATCAAGGAGCTGAGCCGCCTCATCGAGGCCAGGGACTTCGCGACCTCGAGCAAGCCCGGCAAGGTCACGCCCTACGACATCATCACGCCCTACAACCACTTCATCCGTCAGACGGTGAAGGTGGGCCGCGAGGGGATGAAGATCGTCATCGACGCGGGCAACGGCACGGGCGGCGCCATCGCGGTGCCGCTGTTCGAGAGCATGGGCTTCGACGTGGTGCCCCTGTTCTGCGAGATGGACGCGGACTTCCCCAACCACCACCCGGACCCCACGGTGGTGGAGAACCTCCAGGACCTCATCCGGAAGGTGAAGGAGGTCAAGGCGGAGGTGGGCATCGCCTACGACGGCGACAGCGACCGCATCGGCGTCATCGACGACCAGGGCAACGTGCTCTGGGGCGACCAGCTGATGGTGCTCTTCAGCCGCTACGTGCTGAAGGAGGCCCCGGGCGCGGCCATCATCGGCGAGGTGAAGTGCAGCTACACGATGTACGACGACATCGCGAAGCACGGCGGCAGGCCCATCATGTGGAAGGCGGGCCACTCGCTCATCAAGTCGAAGATGAAGGAGGAGCACGCGGAGCTGGCCGGTGAGATGAGCGGCCACATCTTCTTCAAGCACCGCTACTTCGGCTTCGACGACGCGGTGTACGCGTCCGCGCGCCTGCTGGAGATCCTCACCCACGAGAAGCAGTCCATGTCGCAGCTGCTCTCCGACGTGCCGAAGACCTTCGCCAGCCCCGAGCTGCGCTTCGACACGACGGAGGAGAAGAAGTTCGCGATGGTGAAGCGCGCCACGGAGATCTTGCGCGACGCGGGCCACAAGGTGGTGGACGTGGACGGCGTGCGCGTGACGTTCCCGGACGGCTGGGGGCTCATCCGCGCGTCGAACACGCAGCCCATCCTGGTGCTGCGCTACGAGGCCAGCACGGAGGCCCGCGTGAAGGAGATTCAGGCGCTCATCGAGAAGACGGTCGCGCAGGCGCAGAAGGACGTGGGCGCCTGA
- a CDS encoding MotA/TolQ/ExbB proton channel family protein — protein sequence MTSSFLLAQAAQPELGWLSSKLLGVTLGSAEWVLWLLVTLSIVSIAVMLERAVYFSRHRLPNSEALAVRLARGEFDAVAGEVKNQKGMEAAVIREALASAPQGPDTVEQVIASTVARERPQYERGLSILGTLGNNAPFIGLFGTVLGIIKAFNDLGAMNAKGGAMQQTVMAGISEALVATAVGLAVAIPAVVAFNIFNRQLKTLTSRTTSLGHALVGAMKARKPGAAGGN from the coding sequence ATGACGTCCTCCTTCCTCCTGGCCCAGGCGGCCCAACCCGAACTCGGATGGTTGAGCAGCAAGCTGCTCGGGGTGACGCTGGGCAGCGCCGAGTGGGTCCTCTGGCTGCTCGTGACCCTCTCCATCGTCTCCATCGCGGTGATGCTGGAGCGCGCCGTCTACTTCTCGCGCCACCGGCTGCCCAACTCGGAGGCCCTGGCGGTGCGCCTGGCGCGCGGCGAGTTCGACGCCGTGGCCGGCGAGGTGAAGAACCAGAAGGGCATGGAGGCCGCCGTCATCCGCGAGGCCCTCGCCTCCGCGCCGCAGGGCCCGGACACCGTGGAGCAGGTCATCGCGTCCACTGTCGCCCGCGAGCGCCCCCAGTACGAGCGCGGCCTGTCCATCCTGGGCACCCTGGGCAACAACGCCCCGTTCATCGGCCTGTTCGGCACGGTGCTCGGCATCATCAAGGCCTTCAACGACCTGGGCGCCATGAACGCCAAGGGCGGCGCCATGCAGCAGACGGTGATGGCCGGCATCTCGGAGGCGCTCGTCGCCACCGCCGTGGGCCTCGCCGTCGCCATCCCCGCCGTGGTCGCCTTCAACATCTTCAACCGCCAGCTGAAGACGCTCACCAGCCGCACCACCTCCCTGGGTCACGCGCTCGTGGGCGCCATGAAGGCGCGCAAGCCGGGCGCCGCGGGAGGCAACTAG
- a CDS encoding ROK family protein: MPTLGIDLGGTFARAAVVDGKGVILASAKVAVQDRKPQGVVETIALAAEEAVTKSGVKVEGCGVGAAGQIHKDTGVISVAPNLGWRDVPLAQMLTKRLGFDVKVVNDLSAAAWGELHAGAGRGAQDILVVFVGSGVGSAIIADGRLVNGGGGVAGELGHIKVVPGGRLCGCGEHGCLEAYAGGHNLIAQTKELMASGGSLVLEKLTHDDADSITPVTLETAAEAGDVKAREIHDRAARFLALAVANYVTVLNPSRLVLGGGVLMHCPGIKRQVLDGVQQWSSRVSREGLLIADAELGDDSGIIGAALLVK, translated from the coding sequence ATGCCGACGCTGGGAATCGACCTGGGCGGGACGTTCGCCCGGGCCGCGGTGGTGGATGGGAAGGGTGTCATCCTCGCGAGCGCCAAGGTCGCGGTGCAGGACCGCAAGCCGCAGGGCGTGGTGGAGACCATCGCCCTGGCGGCGGAAGAGGCGGTGACGAAGAGCGGGGTGAAGGTGGAGGGCTGCGGCGTGGGCGCGGCCGGGCAGATCCACAAGGACACGGGCGTCATCTCCGTGGCGCCCAACCTGGGGTGGCGGGACGTGCCGCTGGCCCAGATGCTCACGAAGCGGCTGGGCTTCGACGTGAAGGTGGTGAACGACCTGTCCGCGGCGGCGTGGGGTGAGCTGCACGCGGGCGCGGGGCGCGGGGCCCAGGACATCCTGGTGGTGTTCGTGGGCTCCGGCGTGGGCAGCGCCATCATCGCGGACGGGCGGCTGGTGAACGGAGGCGGCGGCGTGGCGGGCGAGCTGGGCCACATCAAGGTGGTGCCCGGCGGCCGGCTGTGCGGCTGCGGTGAGCACGGCTGCCTGGAGGCGTACGCGGGCGGTCACAACCTCATCGCGCAGACGAAGGAGCTGATGGCGTCGGGCGGCTCGCTCGTGCTGGAGAAGCTGACCCACGACGACGCGGACAGCATCACCCCGGTGACGCTGGAGACGGCGGCGGAGGCGGGCGACGTGAAGGCCCGGGAGATCCACGACCGCGCGGCGCGCTTCCTGGCGCTCGCGGTGGCCAACTACGTGACGGTGCTCAACCCTTCGCGGCTGGTGCTGGGCGGCGGCGTGCTGATGCACTGCCCGGGCATCAAGCGGCAGGTGCTGGACGGCGTGCAGCAGTGGTCGTCCCGCGTGTCGCGCGAGGGCCTGCTCATCGCCGACGCGGAGCTGGGCGACGACAGCGGCATCATCGGCGCGGCGCTGCTGGTGAAGTGA
- a CDS encoding TolC family protein — MSTLLALSLSATLAAAPVLTLDEALESARQQNLDLKVAQERFEQASLATRKAWSGYLPTITVGASLTRNNVAAIIPAGPIAPVDITIQPLIQKGAQAEVRQAIIAPQLWAGIAASYQSVKLAELNTQTARRQVLFGVAQAYYGAAAQQEALRAQERLLELNQAREKDTQARFDAGTVTRVALLRAQLDRSRAEQDLVRAKNALAGLKLALGTLIQREPDFDLAPPPEPTVPAQASPDELVNQALQERSDVQAAEVGLKLSRTNKTGVILSYLPTLGVTGAYRIANAAGFTGQNETWAITFGASWTLFDGGLREANLSEASSRVREATVTQTLAQARVKEEVRRSKLDLENALANRAKAEEALELARESNRLTDVSFKAGVATYLEVADANTALTNAEVGFVSERLQASLAALRLLNSLGSFESGSVRKDAAALGEQPGAGAPRQTQPAQEQPAPQQPAPQQ; from the coding sequence ATGAGTACCCTTCTGGCGCTGTCCCTGTCGGCCACCCTGGCCGCGGCGCCCGTACTGACGCTGGATGAGGCCCTGGAGTCCGCCCGCCAGCAGAACCTCGATTTGAAGGTCGCGCAGGAGCGCTTCGAGCAGGCATCGCTCGCGACGCGCAAGGCGTGGTCGGGCTACCTGCCCACCATCACCGTGGGCGCGTCCCTCACTCGCAACAACGTGGCGGCCATCATCCCCGCGGGCCCCATCGCGCCGGTGGACATCACCATCCAGCCGCTCATCCAGAAGGGTGCGCAGGCGGAGGTCCGGCAGGCCATCATCGCGCCGCAGCTGTGGGCGGGCATCGCGGCGTCCTACCAGTCCGTGAAGCTGGCGGAGCTCAACACGCAGACGGCGCGCCGGCAGGTGCTCTTCGGCGTGGCCCAGGCGTACTACGGCGCCGCGGCGCAGCAGGAGGCCCTGCGCGCGCAGGAGCGGCTGCTGGAGCTGAACCAAGCGCGTGAGAAGGACACCCAGGCGCGCTTCGACGCGGGCACGGTGACGCGCGTGGCGCTGCTGCGCGCCCAGCTGGACCGCTCGCGCGCGGAGCAGGACCTGGTGCGCGCGAAGAACGCGCTCGCGGGCCTGAAGCTGGCGCTGGGCACGCTCATCCAGCGCGAGCCGGACTTCGACCTGGCCCCGCCGCCGGAGCCGACGGTGCCCGCGCAGGCGTCGCCGGACGAGCTGGTGAACCAGGCGCTGCAGGAGCGCTCGGACGTGCAGGCCGCGGAAGTGGGCCTGAAGCTCAGCCGCACCAACAAGACGGGCGTCATCCTGAGCTACCTGCCCACGCTGGGCGTCACGGGCGCCTACCGCATCGCGAACGCGGCGGGCTTCACCGGCCAGAACGAGACCTGGGCCATCACCTTCGGCGCCAGCTGGACGCTGTTCGACGGCGGCCTGCGCGAGGCGAACCTCTCCGAGGCCTCGTCGCGCGTGCGTGAGGCCACCGTCACCCAGACGCTGGCGCAGGCCCGCGTGAAGGAGGAGGTGCGGCGCTCCAAGCTGGACCTGGAGAACGCGCTCGCCAACCGCGCCAAGGCCGAGGAGGCCCTGGAGCTGGCGCGCGAGTCCAACCGCCTGACGGACGTGAGCTTCAAGGCGGGCGTCGCCACCTACCTGGAGGTCGCGGACGCCAACACCGCGCTCACCAACGCGGAGGTGGGCTTCGTCTCCGAGCGCCTCCAGGCGTCGCTCGCGGCGCTGCGCCTGCTCAACTCGCTGGGCTCCTTCGAGTCCGGCTCGGTGAGGAAGGACGCGGCCGCCCTGGGTGAGCAGCCCGGCGCGGGGGCGCCGCGGCAGACGCAGCCCGCGCAGGAGCAGCCGGCCCCGCAGCAGCCCGCGCCCCAGCAGTAG
- a CDS encoding YCF48-related protein produces the protein MTTGAVWLATWLALGSAGMQWEPQTSGTTVRLRGVSAVDGRVAWASGDKGTVVRTTDGGKTWTRAPVPDAEALDFRDVDAFSDRTAYVLSIGAGDRSRIYKTTDGGAHWTLQFTNTLPGAFFNGMAFWDEQHGVAFSDPVDGHFVVITTEDGGATWKPVPPGALPAALAGEAGFAASGTSIAVYGKSDVWFGLGGSAARVLHSADKGKTWSVAPTPLATGEGAGVFSLFFWSPLAGVAVGGNYKQPEVKSGTVALTLDGGKRQWTVPQKGLGGYRSCVAPLTRERRMWLVAVGPTGTDVSKDSGRTWEPLDTTGFHAVSTPPRTHDTAWAVGEEGRIAKLRFTDATPAPRTP, from the coding sequence ATGACGACGGGAGCGGTGTGGCTGGCGACGTGGCTGGCCCTGGGGAGCGCGGGCATGCAGTGGGAACCGCAGACGAGCGGGACGACCGTGCGCCTTCGCGGCGTGAGCGCGGTGGATGGCCGCGTGGCGTGGGCCAGCGGTGACAAGGGCACCGTCGTGCGCACCACGGATGGTGGGAAGACGTGGACGCGGGCGCCCGTGCCGGACGCGGAGGCGTTGGACTTCCGCGACGTGGACGCCTTCAGCGACCGCACGGCCTACGTGCTGTCCATCGGCGCAGGTGACAGGTCGCGCATCTACAAGACGACGGACGGCGGCGCGCACTGGACGCTCCAGTTCACCAACACCCTGCCCGGGGCCTTCTTCAACGGCATGGCCTTCTGGGACGAACAGCACGGCGTCGCGTTCAGCGACCCGGTGGACGGACACTTCGTCGTCATCACCACGGAGGACGGCGGCGCGACGTGGAAGCCCGTGCCACCAGGGGCGCTGCCGGCCGCGCTCGCGGGCGAGGCCGGCTTCGCGGCCAGCGGCACGAGCATCGCGGTGTACGGCAAGTCCGACGTCTGGTTCGGACTGGGGGGCTCCGCGGCGCGCGTGCTGCACTCGGCGGACAAGGGCAAGACCTGGAGCGTCGCTCCGACGCCGCTGGCCACGGGTGAGGGCGCGGGCGTGTTCTCGCTCTTCTTCTGGAGCCCGCTGGCGGGCGTCGCGGTGGGCGGCAACTACAAGCAGCCGGAGGTGAAGTCGGGCACCGTGGCGCTCACGCTGGACGGGGGCAAGCGTCAGTGGACCGTGCCGCAGAAGGGGCTCGGGGGTTACCGCTCCTGCGTGGCGCCGCTCACCCGCGAGCGGAGGATGTGGCTCGTCGCCGTGGGGCCCACGGGCACGGACGTGTCGAAGGACTCGGGGAGGACGTGGGAGCCGCTGGACACCACGGGCTTCCACGCCGTGTCCACGCCGCCGCGCACGCATGACACCGCCTGGGCCGTGGGCGAGGAGGGGCGCATCGCGAAGCTGCGCTTCACGGACGCGACACCCGCTCCGAGGACTCCGTAG
- a CDS encoding MarR family winged helix-turn-helix transcriptional regulator, translated as MSAFSDGPCEQVMCQSAASRGQPEAGSGLPEQAWALLYEMLHAHMRNFPALAAELDLSPVQAHVLKQLGEGPLAMSTLAHYLSCDASNVTGLVDRLEARGLVERKSSEQDRRVKMLVLTEAGAELRGRLMARLSAPPPLIAAMPDEDLAALRDIMRRALKMQ; from the coding sequence ATGAGCGCCTTCAGCGATGGTCCTTGCGAGCAGGTGATGTGCCAGTCGGCGGCCTCCCGTGGCCAGCCCGAGGCCGGGAGTGGATTGCCCGAGCAGGCGTGGGCGCTGCTCTACGAGATGCTGCACGCGCACATGCGCAACTTCCCCGCGCTGGCGGCGGAGCTGGACCTGTCGCCCGTGCAGGCCCACGTGCTCAAGCAGCTGGGCGAGGGACCGCTCGCGATGAGCACGCTCGCTCACTACCTGTCGTGTGACGCGTCCAACGTGACGGGGCTGGTGGACCGGCTGGAGGCGCGCGGGCTGGTGGAGCGCAAGAGCAGCGAGCAGGACCGGCGCGTGAAGATGCTGGTGCTGACGGAGGCCGGCGCGGAGCTGCGGGGTCGGCTGATGGCGCGGCTGAGCGCGCCGCCGCCGCTCATCGCCGCGATGCCGGACGAGGACCTGGCGGCGCTGCGCGACATCATGCGCCGCGCGCTGAAGATGCAGTAG